A single region of the Microbispora sp. ZYX-F-249 genome encodes:
- the ctaE gene encoding aa3-type cytochrome oxidase subunit III, with product MLGVATASAITTTTRPHGSSRPNLVQVGTIVWLSSELMFFAALFAMYFTIRSVSLGQGTHWPEAHLEVPFATFNTTVLVLSSVTCQLGVWAVERGQVKKLRFWYVVSFLMGAFFVGGQLYEYGNLAREGHVLSHSPYDSVFYLTTGFHGLHVTGGLIAFLFILGRTYAAKRLTYEQQTSAIVVSYYWHFVDVVWIGLFATIYIIK from the coding sequence ATGCTGGGCGTGGCGACAGCATCCGCAATTACTACGACGACGAGACCGCACGGGTCCAGCCGGCCGAACCTGGTTCAGGTCGGCACCATCGTGTGGTTGTCCTCTGAGCTCATGTTCTTCGCGGCGCTGTTCGCGATGTACTTCACCATCCGGTCGGTCAGCCTCGGGCAGGGCACGCACTGGCCCGAGGCGCACCTCGAAGTCCCGTTCGCGACCTTCAACACGACCGTTCTGGTCCTGTCGAGTGTCACGTGCCAGCTGGGCGTGTGGGCCGTGGAGCGAGGCCAGGTCAAGAAGCTGCGATTCTGGTATGTCGTAAGCTTCCTGATGGGCGCCTTCTTCGTGGGCGGACAGCTTTACGAGTACGGGAACCTGGCGCGCGAGGGCCACGTCCTCTCGCACTCCCCGTACGACTCGGTGTTCTACCTGACCACGGGCTTCCATGGCTTGCACGTGACGGGTGGTCTGATCGCGTTCCTGTTCATCCTGGGACGCACGTACGCCGCGAAGCGCTTGACGTATGAGCAGCAGACCAGCGCGATCGTCGTGTCCTACTACTGGCACTTCGTCGACGTGGTCTGGATCGGCCTTTTCGCGACCATCTACATCATCAAATGA
- the qcrC gene encoding cytochrome bc1 complex diheme cytochrome c subunit: MNSITARRRHPLARVAVVALALGLLGGGYALAAPNGSTADAAIASGKADDVAQGKSLFVAHCASCHGMNAEGTKKAPTLIGVGAAAVDFQVSSGRMPAADAGPQAPRKPRPEWATDEAVNQLSAYVQSLGGGPTVPSAEQVDPAKGDPAKGGELFRANCIQCHNFTGSGGALTYGKYAPPLNPATPTQIYEAMATGPQAMPVFNDSTITPEQKRDMIAYITHVRSQVDPGGSGLGRIGPVTEGLVAWVVGLSLLILASIWITAKKRRAA, encoded by the coding sequence GTGAACTCCATCACCGCCCGACGGCGCCATCCCCTCGCGCGAGTCGCCGTCGTGGCGCTCGCGCTGGGCCTGCTCGGCGGCGGCTACGCGCTCGCGGCGCCGAACGGCAGCACCGCGGACGCCGCGATCGCGTCCGGCAAGGCCGACGACGTGGCGCAGGGCAAGAGCCTGTTCGTGGCGCACTGCGCGAGCTGCCACGGCATGAACGCCGAGGGCACCAAGAAGGCTCCGACGCTCATCGGCGTCGGGGCCGCCGCCGTGGACTTCCAGGTGAGCAGCGGCCGCATGCCGGCCGCCGACGCGGGTCCCCAGGCTCCGCGCAAGCCGCGCCCCGAGTGGGCCACCGACGAGGCCGTCAACCAGCTCTCGGCGTACGTCCAGTCGCTGGGCGGCGGCCCGACGGTGCCCAGCGCCGAGCAGGTCGACCCGGCCAAGGGCGACCCGGCCAAGGGCGGCGAGCTCTTCCGCGCCAACTGCATCCAGTGCCACAACTTCACTGGTTCCGGCGGCGCGCTGACCTACGGCAAGTACGCGCCCCCGCTGAACCCGGCGACGCCGACGCAGATCTACGAGGCGATGGCCACCGGCCCGCAGGCGATGCCGGTGTTCAACGACTCCACGATCACGCCGGAACAGAAGCGTGACATGATCGCCTACATCACCCACGTGCGGTCGCAGGTCGACCCCGGCGGCTCGGGCCTGGGTCGTATCGGACCCGTCACCGAGGGCCTTGTAGCGTGGGTCGTGGGTCTCAGCCTCCTGATCCTGGCCTCCATCTGGATCACAGCGAAGAAGCGACGGGCGGCATGA
- a CDS encoding sensor histidine kinase — translation MMRLSALRVIHRWAAFARAGMALFTAGSRGAPHAGYRPGAVSPGPGRGRGGRPLPAAGGAGVRPGRDGDGEDEVLVRERLRIASELHDLVAHDLSVMTLGVGAGRVIMDKDPERARQTFREAEESGRRVLSDLRRMMGLLRMDGQRRGPQPGLGDLPGLLDDFRASGLAVSLKEAGVRGNGPALELSAYRIVEEALGNALWYGMARTATVTLRWLPAVLEVVVHDDGLPRDRLISTWERAALFGGSVAAHPFPGGFEVRVRLLRPA, via the coding sequence ATGATGCGCCTGTCCGCCCTTCGCGTCATCCATCGCTGGGCCGCGTTCGCCCGTGCCGGGATGGCCCTGTTCACCGCCGGTTCCCGCGGTGCGCCCCACGCCGGTTACCGCCCCGGGGCGGTCTCCCCGGGACCGGGCCGTGGCAGGGGCGGCCGGCCGCTTCCGGCGGCGGGCGGGGCGGGCGTGCGCCCGGGGCGTGACGGCGACGGCGAGGACGAGGTCCTCGTCCGGGAGCGCCTGCGGATCGCCTCGGAGTTGCACGATCTGGTGGCGCACGACCTGAGCGTGATGACGCTCGGCGTGGGGGCGGGCCGCGTGATCATGGACAAGGACCCGGAACGTGCGCGGCAGACCTTCCGCGAGGCCGAGGAGTCGGGCCGGCGGGTCCTGTCCGATCTGCGCCGGATGATGGGCCTGCTGCGCATGGACGGGCAGCGGCGCGGCCCCCAGCCGGGCCTGGGGGACCTGCCCGGCCTGCTGGACGACTTCCGCGCGAGCGGGCTCGCCGTCTCCCTCAAGGAGGCCGGCGTCCGGGGGAACGGCCCCGCTCTGGAGTTGTCGGCCTACCGCATCGTGGAGGAGGCGCTGGGCAACGCCCTGTGGTACGGCATGGCCCGCACGGCGACCGTCACGCTGCGGTGGCTGCCCGCCGTCCTGGAGGTCGTCGTCCACGACGACGGGCTGCCCCGCGACCGGCTCATCAGCACCTGGGAGCGGGCGGCGTTGTTCGGCGGCTCGGTCGCCGCGCACCCGTTCCCCGGCGGGTTCGAGGTCCGCGTCCGGCTGCTGCGGCCTGCCTGA
- a CDS encoding GNAT family N-acetyltransferase → MFTPPYPIMTPRLVLRPFTEADLDDLHAFHSLPEVTRYLYWDARTREETKAALDRKIACASLGEDGDVLSVAAALAGGGPVIGDLTLFLRSREHRQGEIGFVFNPAYQGRGLATEAAREILRIGFEGLGLHRVHGNCDARNTASARLMERLGMRKEAHLVENEFFAGAWSDELVYAMLAREWHAGAASA, encoded by the coding sequence GTGTTCACCCCGCCATACCCGATCATGACCCCCCGGCTGGTCCTGCGCCCCTTCACCGAGGCCGACCTCGACGACCTGCACGCCTTCCACTCCCTGCCCGAGGTGACCAGATATCTGTACTGGGACGCCCGTACGCGGGAGGAGACGAAGGCCGCGCTCGACCGGAAGATCGCCTGCGCCTCGCTCGGGGAGGACGGCGACGTGCTCAGCGTGGCCGCCGCGCTGGCCGGCGGAGGGCCGGTGATCGGTGATCTCACGCTGTTCCTGCGCAGCCGGGAGCACCGCCAGGGCGAGATCGGCTTCGTCTTCAACCCGGCCTACCAGGGCCGCGGGCTGGCCACCGAGGCGGCCCGCGAGATCCTGCGCATCGGGTTCGAGGGGCTCGGGCTGCACCGCGTCCACGGCAACTGCGACGCGCGCAACACCGCCTCCGCCCGCCTGATGGAGCGGCTCGGCATGCGCAAGGAGGCCCACCTGGTCGAGAACGAGTTCTTCGCCGGCGCGTGGAGCGACGAGCTGGTCTACGCGATGCTGGCCCGCGAATGGCACGCCGGGGCGGCCTCCGCGTAG
- a CDS encoding C40 family peptidase translates to MTASVGVAGAHPAAADTVTVTVVKTAPETKTATKTATATGANTAARKAAAKKQATKKKSATKRKVSRSALQRAKARRAVQTARKQIGDPYRYGATGPGAFDCSGLVQYAWRKAGVRLPRTTWSIRGAVRKKVSWGHFEPGDLIFTSGGGHVGMYVGHGKMVHAPHSGTRVRIDKLDAYRRSTFVGAVRPGV, encoded by the coding sequence TTGACGGCATCCGTAGGGGTCGCCGGTGCGCATCCGGCGGCGGCCGACACGGTGACGGTCACGGTCGTCAAGACAGCCCCCGAGACGAAGACGGCCACGAAGACGGCCACGGCGACCGGTGCGAACACCGCCGCCCGCAAGGCCGCGGCGAAGAAGCAGGCGACCAAGAAGAAGTCCGCCACCAAGCGGAAGGTCAGCAGAAGCGCGCTCCAGCGGGCCAAGGCCCGGCGCGCGGTGCAGACCGCCAGGAAGCAGATCGGTGACCCCTACCGCTACGGGGCCACCGGGCCGGGCGCGTTCGACTGCTCGGGCCTGGTCCAGTACGCCTGGCGCAAGGCCGGCGTACGGCTGCCGCGCACGACGTGGTCCATCCGCGGCGCGGTCAGGAAGAAGGTGTCCTGGGGGCACTTCGAGCCCGGTGACCTGATCTTCACCAGCGGCGGCGGCCACGTCGGCATGTACGTCGGGCACGGCAAGATGGTCCACGCTCCGCACAGCGGCACGCGGGTGCGGATCGACAAGCTGGACGCCTACCGGAGGAGCACCTTCGTGGGTGCCGTCCGTCCGGGCGTCTGA
- a CDS encoding NYN domain-containing protein translates to MSSAGEGLSRPLPEQVRLHVVEVAAQVLGSMPAAAVPPPLRNIAKFDPRKRARLGSAPIAAQLENDKEFRERVAETLEAAWPELVASLAEGTVPPAAEPVLVAAAAYLTRPPGWPDLVEQARADLERAAAAGSQREQAETRLREQLAAQRASAKEEIERVREQLKAARAENSDLRRKLHEARERVRAAEARTAELEAETSEARARVASANGAAESELRRLRERLADAERQLEASRRAAREGRSIEDARVRVLLDALQDTAAGLRKELGLPTTISRPADYVTAVVPGEPGVTAVPARALANDDPQLLDQLLALPHLHLIVDGYNVTKTGYPSLTLADQRARLLTGLGGLAVQTRAEVTCVFDGAELNGPVQVSAPRGVRVMFSAPGEIADDLIRTLVRAEPPGRSIAVVSSDREVAESVRRMGARPVPSLLLLRRLGRG, encoded by the coding sequence ATGAGTTCAGCCGGAGAAGGCCTGTCTCGTCCGTTGCCCGAGCAGGTCCGCTTACACGTGGTGGAGGTCGCGGCGCAGGTGCTGGGCTCGATGCCCGCCGCAGCCGTGCCGCCGCCGTTGCGCAACATCGCCAAGTTCGATCCCCGCAAGCGCGCCCGCCTCGGCAGCGCGCCGATCGCGGCCCAGCTGGAGAACGACAAGGAGTTCCGCGAGCGGGTGGCCGAGACGCTGGAGGCGGCCTGGCCCGAGCTGGTGGCGAGCCTGGCCGAGGGCACGGTGCCCCCCGCGGCCGAGCCGGTGCTGGTCGCGGCGGCGGCCTACCTGACCCGTCCGCCCGGCTGGCCGGACCTGGTCGAGCAGGCGCGGGCCGACCTGGAGCGGGCCGCCGCGGCGGGCAGCCAGCGGGAGCAGGCGGAGACGCGGCTGCGCGAGCAGCTCGCGGCACAGCGAGCCTCCGCCAAGGAGGAGATCGAGCGGGTGCGCGAGCAGCTCAAGGCGGCCCGCGCGGAGAACTCCGACCTGCGGCGCAAGCTGCACGAGGCCCGCGAGCGGGTCAGGGCCGCCGAGGCCAGGACGGCCGAGCTGGAGGCGGAGACGTCCGAGGCGCGGGCCAGGGTCGCGAGCGCCAACGGCGCGGCCGAGTCCGAGCTGCGCCGGCTCAGGGAGCGCCTGGCGGACGCCGAGCGCCAGCTGGAGGCCAGCCGCAGGGCCGCCCGCGAGGGCCGCAGCATCGAGGACGCCCGGGTGCGGGTGCTGCTGGACGCGCTCCAGGACACCGCCGCGGGGCTGCGCAAGGAGCTCGGCCTGCCCACGACGATCAGCAGGCCCGCCGACTACGTGACCGCCGTCGTGCCGGGCGAGCCGGGCGTGACGGCCGTGCCCGCGCGGGCGCTGGCCAACGACGACCCCCAGCTGCTCGACCAGCTCCTGGCCCTCCCGCACCTGCACCTGATCGTCGACGGCTACAACGTGACCAAGACCGGCTACCCATCGCTGACCCTCGCCGACCAGCGGGCCCGGCTGCTCACCGGGCTCGGCGGGCTCGCCGTCCAGACGCGGGCGGAGGTGACGTGCGTCTTCGACGGCGCCGAGCTGAACGGGCCCGTCCAGGTGTCCGCGCCCCGCGGGGTCCGGGTGATGTTCAGCGCGCCCGGGGAGATCGCCGACGACCTCATCCGCACGCTGGTGCGGGCGGAGCCCCCGGGGCGGTCGATCGCGGTCGTCTCCTCCGACCGGGAGGTGGCCGAGTCGGTGCGCCGCATGGGCGCGCGCCCGGTGCCCTCGCTCCTGCTGCTGCGCCGGCTCGGCCGCGGCTGA
- the trpD gene encoding anthranilate phosphoribosyltransferase has translation MDTRTTWPSTLNALLAGENLTADETAWVMGEIMSGAATPAQIAAFAVALRAKGETVAEVTGLVRTMFERATPLTVEGPVLDIVGTGGDRAHTVNVSTMAAIVAASAGARVVKHGNRAASSLCGAADVLEHLGVALDLAPEATARVAVEAGIAFCFAPVYHPALRFTGPPRKEIGVPTVFNFVGPLANPARPAAQAIGVFDARMLPVMAGVFAERGVSALVFRGDDGLDELSTAAPSAVFVVRDGVATETTIDPADLGIPRSQPGDLRGGDVEFNAAAVRDLLGGKTGPVRDAVLLNAAAGLVAYDGPGDDLIGDLRAAYARAAEAVDSGRAAQTLERWVEISRALGGKA, from the coding sequence ATGGACACGCGCACCACCTGGCCCTCGACGCTGAACGCCCTGCTCGCGGGGGAGAACCTGACGGCCGACGAGACGGCCTGGGTAATGGGGGAGATCATGTCGGGGGCGGCGACCCCGGCGCAGATCGCCGCCTTCGCCGTCGCCCTGCGGGCCAAGGGCGAGACCGTCGCCGAGGTGACGGGCCTCGTCCGCACCATGTTCGAGCGCGCTACCCCGCTCACCGTCGAGGGACCGGTGCTGGACATCGTCGGCACCGGCGGCGACCGGGCGCACACCGTCAACGTCTCGACGATGGCCGCGATCGTCGCGGCGTCGGCCGGGGCCCGGGTGGTCAAGCACGGCAACCGGGCCGCCTCCTCGCTGTGCGGCGCGGCCGACGTGCTGGAGCACCTCGGCGTCGCCCTCGACCTCGCGCCGGAGGCCACGGCCAGGGTCGCGGTGGAGGCGGGCATCGCCTTCTGCTTCGCGCCCGTCTACCACCCCGCGCTGCGGTTCACCGGCCCGCCGCGCAAGGAGATCGGCGTGCCGACGGTGTTCAACTTCGTCGGGCCGCTGGCCAACCCGGCGCGCCCCGCCGCACAGGCCATCGGTGTGTTCGACGCGCGCATGCTGCCGGTCATGGCCGGCGTCTTCGCCGAGCGCGGCGTGTCGGCGCTCGTCTTCCGGGGGGACGACGGCCTGGACGAGCTGTCCACCGCGGCTCCGTCGGCGGTCTTCGTCGTCCGGGACGGCGTCGCCACCGAGACGACGATCGATCCGGCCGACCTCGGCATCCCCCGTTCCCAGCCGGGCGACCTGCGCGGCGGCGACGTCGAGTTCAACGCGGCGGCGGTCCGCGACCTGCTGGGCGGCAAGACCGGGCCGGTGCGCGACGCGGTGCTGCTGAACGCGGCGGCCGGGCTGGTCGCCTACGACGGCCCGGGCGACGACCTGATCGGCGACCTGCGCGCGGCGTACGCCCGCGCGGCCGAGGCGGTCGACTCGGGCAGGGCGGCGCAGACCCTGGAGCGCTGGGTCGAGATCAGCCGCGCGCTCGGCGGCAAGGCCTGA
- a CDS encoding Lrp/AsnC family transcriptional regulator, translating to MVTAIVHIKADVDRIPEVAEAIAEIAGVSEVYSITGEFDLLAMVRVGRYEEVAEVVPGRVNKVPGVRHTETHIAFRTYSRHDLEAAFSIGLADAD from the coding sequence ATGGTCACCGCGATCGTCCACATCAAGGCGGATGTCGACCGGATCCCCGAGGTCGCCGAGGCCATCGCCGAGATCGCCGGCGTCAGCGAGGTGTACTCGATCACCGGAGAGTTCGACCTGCTGGCCATGGTCAGGGTCGGCCGGTACGAGGAGGTGGCCGAGGTCGTGCCCGGCCGCGTGAACAAGGTGCCCGGCGTGCGCCACACCGAGACGCACATCGCCTTCCGCACCTACTCCCGCCACGACCTGGAGGCGGCCTTCTCCATCGGCCTCGCCGACGCGGACTGA
- a CDS encoding C40 family peptidase, with protein sequence MRGRVPVAAGLAAVVLLMPVTGAQADPKPTVAQAKAKLNKLNEQADKLVDRYNAANEKWKKARQKYLAVNEDYKKHNVRVEELRAGLVTMAVNSYQVGDMGSWGGVFYSSNPDSMLSGLATLNHISAERAGRLREYEGAIQGLKDRRDQSKASYKEAADVRSELADEKEKVDKLVREQMKLLRSLGTYNPGNPNSAGVVYTGPASGNALAALQFAYKQVGKPYRYGGTGPDSWDCSGLVQAAWSAAGVTLPRTSYEQWAWGASRRVSLDELQPGDLLWHAGYGHVGIYAGDGKVVHAPQTGDVVKIVTLAEYHAIGAVRP encoded by the coding sequence GTGCGAGGGCGTGTGCCGGTGGCCGCCGGTTTGGCCGCCGTGGTCCTGCTGATGCCGGTGACGGGCGCGCAGGCGGATCCGAAGCCCACAGTCGCGCAGGCCAAGGCGAAGCTGAACAAGCTCAACGAGCAGGCCGACAAGCTCGTCGACCGCTACAACGCGGCCAACGAGAAGTGGAAGAAGGCGAGGCAGAAGTACCTCGCCGTCAACGAGGACTACAAGAAGCACAACGTCCGGGTGGAGGAGCTCCGCGCCGGGCTGGTCACGATGGCCGTCAACAGCTACCAGGTCGGCGACATGGGGTCGTGGGGCGGCGTCTTCTACAGCTCGAACCCCGACTCCATGCTCAGCGGCCTGGCCACGCTCAACCACATCTCGGCCGAGCGTGCGGGGCGGTTGCGGGAGTACGAGGGCGCGATCCAGGGCCTCAAGGACCGCCGCGACCAGAGCAAGGCGTCCTACAAGGAGGCCGCCGACGTCAGGAGCGAGCTCGCCGACGAGAAGGAGAAGGTCGACAAGCTCGTCAGGGAGCAGATGAAGCTGCTGCGCTCGCTCGGGACGTACAACCCGGGCAACCCGAACAGCGCCGGCGTCGTCTACACCGGACCGGCGTCGGGCAACGCGCTGGCGGCCCTCCAGTTCGCCTACAAGCAGGTCGGCAAACCGTACCGCTACGGAGGGACCGGGCCGGACTCCTGGGACTGCTCGGGCCTCGTGCAGGCCGCCTGGTCGGCGGCGGGGGTGACCCTGCCCAGGACGAGCTACGAGCAGTGGGCCTGGGGTGCGAGCCGCAGGGTCTCCCTGGACGAGCTCCAGCCGGGCGACCTGCTCTGGCACGCCGGTTACGGGCACGTCGGCATCTACGCCGGCGACGGCAAGGTCGTCCACGCGCCGCAGACCGGAGATGTTGTGAAGATTGTCACACTCGCCGAGTATCACGCCATCGGTGCCGTCCGTCCCTGA
- the qcrA gene encoding cytochrome bc1 complex Rieske iron-sulfur subunit, whose product MTEQNEYPESGRVLTRVIGTPPADAPIADSDPIRAPEGVPGVIPPDPVKARKAERLVALLFLVTFLAGAAFIASYVIFQVGTIGKTATSNYALGGTLALALLALGAGLTVWVRQIMPKYNLIQERHEMRSDDEARGYVKETFLQGAEESGFVKHRLLRRTLLLAAAPLGLAPLVLLKDLGPLPGTALRHTVWGEPTKDGKPRRLVVEGTGQPIRAADFNSPGGILSVVPEGYEEDLNALAKATLILLKFRPEELKSGTNLNWTHDGIVAYSKICTHVGCPAALYEQTTHHILCPCHQSTFDAADGAKVIFGPAARPLPQLPIGIDEEGYLVAKSDFKVPVGPSFWERGDAEAEARENAS is encoded by the coding sequence ATGACAGAGCAGAACGAGTACCCCGAGAGCGGCCGGGTGCTGACGCGCGTCATCGGCACGCCACCCGCCGACGCGCCCATCGCCGACAGCGACCCGATCCGCGCGCCCGAGGGCGTTCCCGGCGTGATCCCGCCGGACCCCGTCAAGGCTCGCAAGGCCGAGCGCCTCGTCGCGCTGCTGTTCCTGGTCACCTTCCTGGCCGGCGCCGCGTTCATCGCGTCGTACGTCATCTTCCAGGTCGGCACGATCGGCAAGACGGCCACGTCGAACTACGCGCTCGGCGGCACCCTGGCCCTGGCCCTGCTCGCGCTGGGCGCGGGCCTCACGGTCTGGGTGCGGCAGATCATGCCGAAGTACAACCTCATCCAGGAGCGCCACGAGATGCGCTCCGACGACGAGGCGCGCGGGTACGTCAAGGAGACCTTCCTCCAGGGCGCCGAGGAGAGCGGGTTCGTCAAGCACCGGCTGCTGCGCCGCACGCTGCTGCTGGCCGCCGCTCCGCTGGGCCTGGCCCCGCTGGTGCTGCTGAAGGACCTCGGCCCGCTTCCCGGGACCGCGCTCAGGCACACCGTCTGGGGCGAGCCCACCAAGGACGGCAAGCCGCGCCGCCTCGTGGTCGAGGGCACCGGCCAGCCGATCCGCGCGGCCGACTTCAACTCGCCCGGCGGCATCCTCTCCGTGGTCCCCGAGGGCTACGAGGAGGACCTGAACGCGCTGGCCAAGGCGACGCTGATCCTGCTCAAGTTCCGTCCGGAGGAGCTCAAGTCCGGCACGAACCTGAACTGGACCCACGACGGCATCGTCGCCTACTCCAAGATCTGCACCCACGTGGGCTGCCCCGCGGCGCTGTACGAGCAGACGACGCACCACATCCTCTGCCCGTGCCACCAGTCGACCTTCGACGCCGCGGACGGAGCGAAGGTCATTTTCGGCCCCGCCGCCCGTCCGCTGCCGCAGCTCCCCATCGGTATCGACGAGGAGGGCTACCTCGTCGCGAAGTCCGACTTCAAGGTCCCCGTCGGTCCCAGCTTCTGGGAGCGTGGCGACGCGGAAGCCGAAGCTAGGGAGAACGCATCATGA
- a CDS encoding DEDD exonuclease domain-containing protein, with translation MDAVQGTLDELGTPLREVTFVVFDLETTGGSSAEHAITEIGAVKVRGGEVIGEFATLVDPGGPIPPFISVLTGITDAMVVAAPKFSEVLPSFLEFVAGTALVAHNAPFDMSFLKAACQAGGYPPPANPVVDTADLARRVLTRDETPNCKLATLARIFRSSTEPCHRALADARATVDVLHGLIARVGSLGVHTLEDLRGFVRAPTPEQQRKRHLADGVPGAPGVYVFEDARGEALYIGKSSNLRNRVRSYFTASETRSRIREMVGIAERVRTIVCATALEAEIRELRMIGATKPRYNRRSRFPERAVWLKLTDEPFPRLSVVREVRDDGAAYLGPFGSSRTADDARTAMHEALPLRQCTERISARVRRPACALAEIGRCGAPCEGRESEESYARHVRRARHAMEQDAEAVFSAMEARMRRLAAEQRYEEAAVDRDRLAAYVRTAARMQRLRSLTGIPQMVAASPAFDGGWDIHVIRYGRLTAAGVMPRGAHPTPYVDALVATAETVVPGPGPTPAASAEETECVLRWLDSPGVRLVQVDGAWSLPAYGAGRLVERIERAYRHQRSDRREGRPLR, from the coding sequence GTGGATGCGGTACAGGGCACGCTGGACGAGCTCGGCACTCCCCTGCGGGAGGTGACGTTCGTCGTCTTCGACCTGGAGACCACCGGCGGCTCGTCCGCGGAACACGCCATCACCGAGATCGGCGCGGTGAAGGTGCGCGGCGGCGAGGTGATCGGGGAGTTCGCCACGCTGGTCGACCCGGGCGGCCCGATCCCCCCGTTCATCTCCGTGCTGACCGGCATCACCGACGCGATGGTCGTGGCCGCGCCGAAGTTCTCCGAGGTGCTGCCGAGCTTCCTGGAGTTCGTCGCCGGGACGGCGCTGGTGGCGCACAACGCGCCGTTCGACATGTCGTTCCTGAAGGCGGCGTGCCAGGCAGGCGGCTACCCGCCCCCGGCCAATCCGGTGGTGGACACGGCCGACCTCGCGCGCCGGGTGCTGACCCGCGACGAGACCCCCAACTGCAAGCTCGCCACCCTCGCCCGGATCTTCCGCAGCTCCACCGAGCCCTGTCACCGGGCCCTGGCCGACGCGAGGGCCACGGTCGACGTGCTGCACGGGCTCATCGCGCGGGTCGGCTCGCTCGGCGTGCACACGCTGGAGGACCTGCGCGGTTTCGTGCGCGCCCCCACCCCGGAGCAGCAGCGCAAGCGCCACCTCGCCGACGGGGTGCCCGGCGCGCCGGGCGTCTACGTGTTCGAGGACGCCAGGGGCGAGGCGCTCTACATCGGCAAGAGCTCCAACCTGCGCAACCGCGTGCGCAGCTACTTCACCGCGAGCGAGACCCGCTCGCGCATCCGCGAGATGGTCGGCATCGCCGAGCGGGTCAGGACGATCGTCTGCGCCACCGCGCTGGAGGCGGAGATCCGCGAGCTGCGGATGATCGGGGCGACCAAACCCCGCTACAACAGGCGGTCCCGCTTCCCGGAGCGGGCGGTCTGGCTCAAGCTGACCGACGAGCCGTTCCCGCGGCTCAGCGTCGTGCGGGAGGTCCGCGACGACGGGGCGGCCTACCTCGGCCCGTTCGGCAGCAGCCGCACGGCCGACGACGCGCGGACGGCCATGCACGAGGCGCTGCCGCTGCGGCAGTGCACCGAGCGGATCTCGGCCCGCGTGCGGCGGCCCGCCTGCGCGCTCGCCGAGATCGGCCGCTGCGGCGCGCCCTGCGAGGGCCGCGAGAGCGAGGAGAGCTACGCCCGGCACGTGCGCCGCGCCCGGCACGCCATGGAGCAGGACGCCGAGGCGGTCTTCTCCGCCATGGAGGCGCGCATGCGGCGCCTCGCGGCCGAGCAGCGATACGAGGAGGCGGCGGTCGACCGCGACCGGCTCGCGGCCTACGTCAGGACCGCCGCGCGCATGCAGCGCCTGCGCTCCCTCACGGGCATTCCGCAGATGGTCGCGGCCAGCCCCGCCTTCGACGGCGGCTGGGACATCCACGTCATCCGGTACGGCAGGCTCACCGCGGCCGGGGTGATGCCCCGGGGCGCTCACCCGACGCCCTACGTGGACGCGCTGGTCGCCACCGCGGAGACGGTCGTCCCCGGTCCCGGCCCGACGCCGGCCGCGAGCGCCGAGGAGACCGAGTGCGTGCTGCGCTGGCTCGACTCCCCCGGCGTGCGCCTCGTCCAGGTCGACGGCGCCTGGAGCCTTCCCGCGTACGGCGCGGGGCGGCTGGTCGAGCGCATCGAGCGCGCCTACCGGCACCAGCGGAGCGACCGCCGTGAGGGACGGCCGCTGCGGTGA